In a genomic window of Pontibacter liquoris:
- the murQ gene encoding N-acetylmuramic acid 6-phosphate etherase — translation MEIVTERDSKYNDLEKMSVREVLENINREDKTVPHAVEKAIPQIEALATVTAAKMKAGGRMFYIGAGTSGRLGVLDASECPPTFGVPFDWVVGLIAGGDTAIRKAVEFAEDDTAQAWKDLLEFDITDGDVVIGLAASGTTPYVIGGLKKANEQGLVTGCVVCNTGSPVAAAAQFPVEVVVGPEFLTGSTRMKSGTAQKLVLNMLTTSVMIQLGRVKGNKMFDMQLTNHKLYNRGVRIIMTETGTDEATAAQLLDKYGSVRKAVENLRQSS, via the coding sequence ATGGAAATAGTTACCGAGAGAGATTCAAAATACAATGATCTCGAGAAGATGTCTGTGCGGGAGGTACTCGAAAACATCAACAGGGAAGACAAAACAGTGCCGCATGCCGTAGAAAAAGCTATTCCACAGATAGAGGCGCTGGCCACGGTGACCGCCGCAAAAATGAAGGCTGGCGGCCGCATGTTTTATATTGGCGCAGGCACCAGCGGGCGCCTGGGCGTGCTGGATGCCTCGGAGTGCCCGCCCACCTTCGGCGTGCCCTTCGACTGGGTGGTAGGCCTGATTGCAGGCGGCGACACCGCCATCCGAAAAGCTGTGGAGTTTGCTGAAGACGACACCGCGCAGGCCTGGAAAGATCTGCTGGAATTTGACATAACCGATGGCGATGTGGTGATCGGGCTGGCTGCTTCGGGCACGACGCCTTACGTGATCGGAGGGCTTAAAAAAGCAAACGAACAGGGCCTGGTAACCGGCTGCGTAGTGTGCAACACGGGCAGCCCGGTAGCAGCGGCAGCGCAGTTTCCGGTAGAGGTTGTGGTAGGGCCTGAGTTTCTGACGGGGTCTACGCGCATGAAATCAGGCACGGCCCAGAAGCTGGTGCTCAACATGCTCACCACTTCCGTGATGATACAGCTGGGCCGGGTAAAAGGCAACAAGATGTTCGACATGCAGCTCACCAACCACAAGCTTTACAACCGCGGCGTGCGCATTATCATGACCGAAACAGGAACAGACGAAGCAACCGCCGCCCAGCTTCTGGACAAGTATGGCAGCGTGCGCAAAGCCGTGGAGAACCTCCGGCAGTCGTCTTAA